Below is a genomic region from Eupeodes corollae chromosome 1, idEupCoro1.1, whole genome shotgun sequence.
tgaactgttaattggagggatcttaattcaaaatcggctgagctaagaagattgttaagtttggagaaatcagccctacgaaaatcataacagtaattttccatttcaaaaaagttgtcttcaaattcaatggggaaggagagattaagggttggatgatagcgatccaaggttgagagaagatgagggctcggggagacaacacagttatcgcaatcagatgagaatatgatatcgaggtgtctccccataaagtttcctactccatttagttgaaaaagaccacaatcagacagacgatcaatgaacagcgattcagattcagaagagatgttaattggaaagaaggatgtctgatcatctgaggtggaccaattgagacggggaagattaaagtcacctagaatgatgattaaatcattaggttgcactagttcaagcagataatcaatggcattaacagcggcttggtatggtttaatttgttgggctggtcgaatataacaacaaaggacaaaaagacaaaacttagggagtgtaaccttagctgatacaccttcaaattcgattgaagtgggaatacggagtaatgaactttcaaaattactagcgatagctaaaagcacaccacgaccgtgtgtattactcgcacattccacgacatccattcgatagatggaatagtcgttagtgaagagttcagtactaaggatatcaggtgtgaggttggtttcggtaagggcaaagatgtcataagggAGGTTTTGGGAGTTATTAAATACGACAGAAgttttagaccttaaccctcttacattttgatagtaaaggctaagacatttaggtttagtggtctttaggttaggagcgatagtatttcttcatatctgcacgggatttttggatatgagcaaacataagcttatgtcaaaaacccaacgaaaattcacttaagtttgtgaaattactgcgtatagccataatgcaattttgctcacgtatctacatgtcaaaTTTTACTTATGAGGTGAgagactgggatcgctcttgtttaagttaacgaaactgagaaaaattgaacgatatATCTTCACTCGTATTgaaattctttgtattcgcacgtttacttatgcgcgcatatgctagcttatgcctattatagttgggccttcgTCGCAGAGAGCTAGGAACATTTGCACCAAAACACTCCACAATGttggaatcgttgttccagtgaataagACCACAACAGTAGGCTATCGCCCTGGTGTTACGGACTTGTCTGCGCTGATATGCTGCTGTATCACAGCATAGGAAAGGATTATCGACTCAAGAGTGTCGACGGAAAAGAAAGATCCTTAGGAGAATGTTTGCacttcaagaatttaaaaaaaaaattgaatcttgaggGAATACATACCCTATAGAACAACTTCActgtacttaaatattttcattttatccgcATCCGAGACGGTGGGTGGTGATATACGGagagttttttgtatgttcgtaTCGTAACGTTTGTTAAACCACTCAATGACCGGATCCCATTCGTTCTTTTGGAACTCTTCTAGATCTTTATCTTTCTTTTTCAACTTGATAGGTACCTACAtaaggctaaagtttgtatcttgcatttccagatccttAGTTCCTTGCGgagtatatcgaaagttctgcggctcattctcaaattttgtttcatcagtacaaaatttgacagccggtattaaacaaatttaaatgtcaaatgaaaacgtgtaaatgttcggtgtgaacgattttagGGTTtccgaaaactttttgccgaaaacccggttttgggtttattgtgaaaagcctataagggtcttcatttgcagtcaactgcattccttgAGTTTAAATAAGACTGAGGAAGTTTGCAGTCTTtttcatatgtatgtaaataatttcaaaccTGCTTCTATTTTgactatattttatttgtgaaaacaACATTGGGCACTTTCAAATGACATGAGGTTCTTCAAAGTAAGTGAAGCTACTAGTATCTAATTGTTCAGATGCCAACAAATTTTAAGCAACTTTATCGGaaaattagtcaagaaaaatctccctaactatctaGTCAAGTccatttatgtcaaaatgacattctcaacaaattcattactctgaaactttattttttgacaattccATTCGGTGTTATGTATAAAACGGTATATACATATTTGGGCAGCTTTTAGCTATTTTCTATCAACCATGTAAACAAACAATGTTACTCGTATGTATCTGTTAAAAGCGACAAAAGGCAATCATCGCCCATTTTCTATCAACAAAATTGGCCGATTTCTTCCAATCTTTTGTACTCGTCTAAAGACTCAACTGTCTGTATTTTCAAATGATTGGACAATTGTCCGCTAATTGGATATTGGATGATGTCTTTCCAAGtagtaaacaacaaaaaaagcttaCAGCATTttgcaagaatttaaaaagtacaaaaatcgGAAGCTTGGCAAAAGAACTAAAAAGAAGTCatccaaaaaagttaaaacgatTTGGACGCATAAACAAACTTTACAAGACAGTCGgattcatttttgttaaacttattttatatttattaaatgtttttgttgttgttttcacttttttaataaatattgttatttggATGAAATAGACTATCCTTAGGAACCTTTATTTAAATTGGGAATTGTCACCTAACTGGATGTTATTGCAAGACTTTTTGCAGTGCGGCCAATAAAAGAAGATCCTCCAATTGTGTACCTATACTTAGCTAAAGGCAATTTTTGACAGCTAGCCAATCAaatactagaaacttgtcttACCTTGAGGTCCCTTATTGTAAAACAGCTCtttcaataattataaacaattttctttttgtttgagaagaagGTGAAATAGCTATCTGTTCGCATTTTAACTTTACTCAATTTTCAAGTTCTAAAGAATTTTCGGTTAAcattttgacttattttgtatgtaagttcaaacttttcaaattcatatttttttaaggatcttAGAGATTTCCGTATTCTCATAAATATAGCTCGTGGACGCCATATTGCTTTCTGTCAAACTATCTTCTTTTAATCAGTTACTAAAGACAAGTAATCGGGGCAAGTTGCAGCATCGAGTATCACGTCCAAATGATAAAACATAATTATGAAGTTGGATGTTTCTAGTAGCAACGATGCGCGCTTACGCCCTTTTTATGGTGTATATTGCCCTCCTTCCAAATCGACTATTCAActtttggtggccaaatttggaACTACCGGCTTAGTGAATAAACAGTCATCCCCAGTACGTCAACGAAATGCTAGATATGCCGAAAACATCGCTTAGGcccatttttaaatgaatgagtacgtgaataagcaaaatttTTAGATTTGGGAGTAAACCAATCCAAATAAAGTTACGGTAGTAAAGTCTAGGAGTTGTGACAGCTCCAGGTATAAGACTTTTGCCTCTGCAATTGTATCTACGCCAGTCAGAAGATCGTCTACATAGGAGCTGATTTCCAAGTGATTCGCTGCGGAAGGTTAAGTCTTGGTTTCATCTTCTTCCGGTTGTCGTAGCATACGAATGGCCTGGAATGGGTCGTTATCAGTTCCAAATTTAGAAATCTGAGTCAGTGGTTTCAACTGATATCTGccgatacattttttcaatatccGCTGTTATGACGACTGGATATGTTCTGCCTCGCAGAATCAGAGTTGTGAGTGTATGTTGAATTGTTTGACCTACCATGAGGCAGTCGTTTAGTGACATTGAGGGAAGACGATTTTGCAGAGGCATTAAATACAACCCAGACCTTGGTTGttgtacttttttctttaatcacTGTGTGGGGAGGCAAGTAATAACAAGGTTTGTTTACTTCATTGCTGGGAATCTCTTCCATATGTCCAAGTGTTAGATACTCTTCATTTAATAGCCTCTTTTCGTTCGAGACATACCTGTCAATAGCTGACTTTTCCGAGAGGCCAAGTTTTGTCCTAGGATCATCATTCCACGGCATTTTGACTTGATACCGACCATCTTTCATCCTTTGTACATTTGTAATGTATTGCCTTTAGGCCATCTCTTGTTCTTGAGACAAAAAGGGTTTCTGTTCCATTTTCCCAGAATTTTGATAGCTGTTGATCGAGTTCTGATGTACTTATCATGGAAGTTGATGTAATTGATGCGCTTCTAGCTATGGGACCATATAAAATCCAGCCCAGTTTGGTCTTTTGTGCAGTTGGCATACCTTTCTTCAATCCCTCCAGCAGGATTTCACCATATACATCAGCTCCTAACAATACATCGATCTTTGATCGAGTACGGAACTCTGGATCTGCAAGTTCAGTATTCTTTATGTTTACGTTAACATATACCGAAAACATCGCAAAATTTCCAGATTTGGGACTAAACCAATCCAAATAAAGTTACGGTTAAGAATAGATTTTGGGCTTTAGGCGTCATCGATCATTAAACACTTAAATTGTGCCACTAATGCAGCTCTGCCACCAACTTAACTCGAAACGGTGTACTCAACTTATACTTATTGTAAGGTTTTAAGTCATAAGGGATGATTagaaatgggcaggttcaggcaacatgagggaattcatttgcagtcaacttcattctttgaacgtaaatttggaccaaagcaactagttagttttccaagtgtcatgaatttcaaattcagaactttactttacaaatttttactttaaggtcatagtacaagaactaccaaaccgatttgtcttttgtattgtattaaATTGAGAATTAAccattttacagaaaacattaaatgtatataattataCAGTAGTAAAGCTCAGCTATCCCTTGAATAAAAGAACATGATCAGgtgtcattttgaaataagttgatttgacttgatagttagggaaatttttgatttactttccggacaactttccaataaagttgccttaattgggaggcattttttggcagctggccaatgagatactagaaacttgccttactttcaagtacTTTATAtcatctgaacctgcccaatctcTCAGTAATATAAACTGACccatttgatttcaaataacagAAAACACCCTGCTACAATCTGACGTTCAAGTGACACGAGCAGCTAATGCcttatgaaatttgtataaaaagaaaacctacCTGGGCTTCCGCctcgatattttttaaattttcgatttcTTAGAATGTCAGAAGGACAGGATTGTCTAGAATGTAGACTAGTCAGTGGTTTTGGCGTTATAGCCATTGGTTGTTATATCTTCGCTCAGgcaaaaaagagaaagaaatttGAAGCCAACGTTATGAAACTCGTCTCTGGAGGTAGAATGATGCGATTTTACAACATAAATTCCAAAAACgtagttttatttcttcttttaggTGCTGTTTCGTTGGGTATTGCGAGGCTCCTGAATGTTCCCTTGTTTAAGGGGAAAATGAAAAACGATAAATCTTAAGCAGGCCTATTcgtaacatttattttgtatatatataaaaaaaaaaacttaatcttCATCACCCGAAGAACCATCCGCTGCCTCCTCCTTGCTCTCCTCCTCGTCCCAATGTTTTATCTTCTTATTTGTCATAAAGTCATCCCTGAAATACAATTACatcaaaaaacaattcttgataaatatatatttaacatATACCGTAAAACGCTCCAGCCTTTTTTATTTGCACTTTCATcaacttcatcatcatcatcgtcgtcgtcatctcCACCTTCAATCTTCACAGGATTATCAATTGCCTCAGACTTGGCTCGTTTTCCACCCATCAACACATCCAAGAACTTCCTTTTATCGATGTTATTTAGCACTGCTTCTCTCTTTGAGTCCAATTTGCCGGCTTCCTTCAATTGCTGGTCAATATCTTTCTGTTGCAGGCGAACAGCATTGAAGAGCTGCACCACACCCCTTGTAGCTATTTTTCGCAGAGCACGTTCTCGTTCAAATTCATCTGAGGATGGTTTAACTCTCAGCGCCAGCAGTTGGTTCTTTAGCTTCTTCGCTTGCTGGTCAATAGCTTCTTTGTCTGGTTTTTCCTCCTTGATTTCACCGtcgatttcaaaactaatcgCGTCAGTGGCATCTTTTGTTTTGGGCACAATCTTTTTCGCTTTCGACAGGACGATAGACTTTTTTGTCTTGGGTTTATTTGTATTTAGTACCTTAGCTATAGAATCGGCCCAGCCAGCATTTCCACTGGGTTCTTCTGTTTCTGAATCGTTTTCCTCCTCGGAAATgtcttctttttgttcaatgGCCTTCGCTTTAGGATTCGCTATGAAATAttacaagaaaattaaagtttttgatttgatgataacatttattaaatataccAGTAGGCGCTTTTCgttttagtgtttttgttgccattattttgatttatttgaacttttaatgaaattatacGTTCtgattttagaaaacaaaaataatagtgACGTTTAGAAGTAATGCACGTGTGTTTGTTTACTACTCAAACATTTGTAGTAGAATAATATTATCTGGGTGTCGATAATGAAGTGCTAATATAAAAGGCCCGTTTGGAAATGATCTTTCAAAGATTTCTGAGAATTGTCTCAGTAGGATTGACATAggcaaatataataaaaatacaatttattaatcATTCTCACCCAGCAATCGAATTCGCTTTGCATTTCTTGTTCAATGTTTTTGAATAGTTAGTTATAGAATTCTTGAGAAAGCCAAAATCAGATAGTTGTCTTTGACTCAATTAATATACAATAGCATAAAATGGGAAGGCTGGTTGAGCAGTCATAGCGTAAAGacgccattttattttaaagggaaGTACAAAGCTAAATTTTGGCAGAAAAACGTTAGGAAGAAAATGCTGTTGGCCTTGTgaaaactatttcaaatttataacagAGGGATGTTGCATCACGAGCATCCTTTTTTCTGCCAGAActcaaatgtgtttttattcgTATTTtacgttcttttttttcaactccGAAAGACAGCTTTCCAGAAAAATGTCTCGATACCCATTTTAATTATGTACGgcacaaaatacataaaatacaagttttatagTGACAGCACCATTTTAGAAGTGAAAATACAATCAAACTCAATTAAACGTATACATGGAAAATCTCAGGAGGGTCCATTTCTAGGGTATCTAggtaaaaaaacaccatttaaaatgtattttatagtttaatttaACTGATTCACTAGTCTAGAGggaaaaaatattcgaaataaTAATAGTACTA
It encodes:
- the LOC129939211 gene encoding RRP15-like protein → MATKTLKRKAPTANPKAKAIEQKEDISEEENDSETEEPSGNAGWADSIAKVLNTNKPKTKKSIVLSKAKKIVPKTKDATDAISFEIDGEIKEEKPDKEAIDQQAKKLKNQLLALRVKPSSDEFERERALRKIATRGVVQLFNAVRLQQKDIDQQLKEAGKLDSKREAVLNNIDKRKFLDVLMGGKRAKSEAIDNPVKIEGGDDDDDDDDEVDESANKKGWSVLRDDFMTNKKIKHWDEEESKEEAADGSSGDED